Proteins encoded in a region of the Nonomuraea helvata genome:
- a CDS encoding phytanoyl-CoA dioxygenase family protein, producing the protein MTDSKLTTLPVSATVDEAIDVVEHDGAVIIEDFLDADTLSGLWDDLGPDLELQADGDGRLVGEKTRILPGLVRRSEHSITIMRQPHFLGSARHFLQRPVRAWLGEQRIELVPTIQLGISRAIQIRPGVPIQGLHRDDTAHLRTHPGPESRVQVMIAASEFTARNGATRVVPGSHRWDDERAPRDDEAVPAEMRPGAALLWLGSTYHGAGVNASDAPRTGLSYAYDLGNLRQEENHYLSLPLDTVRGYPEDIQRLLGYEACPPMCGLYELSDPMLLLRDGPENPAATAGPQ; encoded by the coding sequence ATGACTGATTCCAAGCTGACCACACTGCCCGTGTCGGCCACGGTCGACGAGGCGATCGACGTGGTCGAGCACGACGGAGCGGTGATCATCGAGGACTTCCTCGACGCCGATACGCTCAGCGGCCTCTGGGACGACCTGGGCCCGGACCTGGAACTCCAGGCGGACGGCGACGGGCGGCTGGTCGGCGAGAAGACCCGGATCCTGCCGGGGCTGGTGCGCCGGAGCGAGCACTCGATCACGATCATGCGGCAGCCGCACTTCCTCGGCAGCGCGCGGCACTTCCTGCAGCGCCCGGTCAGGGCCTGGCTCGGCGAGCAGCGGATAGAGCTGGTCCCGACGATCCAGCTCGGCATCTCGCGGGCGATCCAGATCCGGCCCGGTGTGCCGATCCAGGGGCTGCACCGGGACGACACGGCCCACCTCCGTACCCACCCGGGTCCGGAGAGCCGGGTGCAGGTGATGATCGCCGCGAGCGAGTTCACAGCGCGCAACGGCGCCACCCGCGTGGTCCCGGGGAGCCACCGGTGGGACGACGAGCGGGCGCCCCGCGACGACGAGGCGGTCCCCGCCGAGATGCGGCCCGGCGCCGCGCTGCTCTGGCTCGGCAGCACGTACCACGGCGCCGGTGTCAACGCCTCCGACGCGCCGCGCACCGGCCTGTCATACGCCTACGACCTCGGCAATCTCCGCCAGGAGGAGAACCATTACCTGTCCTTGCCGCTGGACACGGTCCGCGGCTACCCGGAGGACATCCAGCGGCTCCTCGGCTATGAGGCCTGCCCGCCCATGTGCGGCCTGTACGAGCTGAGCGATCCGATGCTGCTGCTCCGCGACGGCCCGGAGAACCCCGCCGCGACGGCCGGCCCCCAGTGA